Proteins found in one Sphaeramia orbicularis chromosome 8, fSphaOr1.1, whole genome shotgun sequence genomic segment:
- the LOC115424868 gene encoding uncharacterized protein LOC115424868 yields the protein MPRAERLTRLAALEQPTDSTATMQPGQWPLGQSASMKRSAARAQSAPKKRARRDKTGVLSTQMDQLTSELAQMKALLQSFQTDASRSIAPSPEQDAASARDEDAISIAASGTHFSEGFPVFSSQTSGSDSNASICSQGGREESVTAAIRTALARLQLDAPQARPAPSSTFFRCHDTEAALIVPPSEEYVKELHPCWTDMKAFSRLTTDGRVLAAMQGAPTFGLSHMPAVEPGIASLIVPPDEALRSNARCPQPQCRITDDLLCRAYDSGAHMGQIGNSLSHLMLGLSSSLESVPVDQSMQGLMDASLQAFALMTRELGRMLSTLVQTRRQVWLAQSPLTEPCRRTLRALPVVPGELFGSAALEALERTAQASRQLQLRHGGSHCHLLHLLSPIGRLRDRLKTRETRLDFGLHVPLGPHSLVGVPPGPREARGPADEAMGLVVGCFTLEQLSSWAAHTPDCWVLTTLSRGYHLQFRRRPPVPGRVRMTVICDPAKARALNHEICTLLAKGAIVPVDPLLDPGGFYSKYFLVPKKTGDLRPVLDLRDLNVFLKVLPFYMLTTREVVHAISPGDWFTSIDLKDAYFHVPITPRHWRFLRFAFQGKHFQFRVLPFGLSLSPRVFSRCVAAALSPLQAQELRILPYLDDWLICAATRDQAVRDTQMVLDHVGRLGLRVNMEKSNLTPSQEMVFLGISLNSVSMTACPSPQWVSSILDLLPAFQRGRVLPFVLYLRLLGMLMAASGVVPLGLLLLRPLQMWLHGLGLDPARHAHRHRKLHVPPRCIRSLSRWGDRSYITTGVPLGSLPSRREVVHTDASSTGWGATWQGRMAQGTWSLLQSGEHINVLELLAVYLALQYFLPGLQGRHVLVRSDNTAVVFHINHQGGTSSKKLLRLTQQLLTWAAPHFPSLRAAHIPGPQNMPADFLSRQKPLPGEWKLHPEVVACIWRTFGRADVDLFASSEAVHCPLWFSLTDSASPLGCDALAHDCPHSFLYAFPPFPLIFQTLLRVLQEGHRVLLVAPFWPARTWFPLLRRLCSGLPMRLPSRRDLLSQLAGRILHPNPDRLQLWVWLLQGPAPPSPVMMGR from the exons ATGCCCCGGGCAGAACGACTGACTCGTTTGGCTGCATTGGAGCAGCCTACTGACTCCACAGCCACTATGCAGCCAGGCCAATGGCCGCTAGGTCAATCGGCGTCCATGAAGCGGTCAGCTGCACGGGCGCAGTCAGCACCGAAGAAAAGGGCCAGACGGGACAAAACTGGGGTGTTATCTACTCAGATGGATCAACTCACATCCGAGTTGGCCCAAATGAAAGCCCTACTTCAGTCTTTCCAGACAGATGCCAGCCGCAGCATAGCTCCTTCCCCTGAGCAGGATGCAGCCTCGGCCAGGGATGAAGATGCTATTTCTATCGCAGCTTCTGGTACCCATTTCTCTGAGGGCTTCCCTGTGTTCAGCTCCCAGACTTCTGGTTCCGACTCCAATGCCTCCATCTGCTCTCAGGGAGGCAGAGAAGAGTCTGTGACAGCAGCTATTAGGACAGCTCTCGCCCGCTTGCAGCTGGATGCTCCGCAGGCCCGACCTGCTCCTTCTAGCACTTTCTTCCGGTGCCATGATACTGAGGCGGCTTTAATCGTCCCTCCCTCAGAGGAGTATGTCAAAGAATTACATCCCTGCTGGACTGATATGAAGGCGTTTTCGCGGCTGACAACTGATGGCAGGGTCCTGGCTGCCATGCAGGGGGCGCCCACGTTTGGCTTAAGTCATATGCCAGCAGTGGAACCGGGCATTGCCTCTCTTATTGTCCCTCCTGATGAGGCTCTGAGGTCTAATGCTCGTTGTCCGCAACCGCAGTGTCGTATCACGGACGACCTGCTCTGCAGGGCCTACGACTCAGGGGCCCATATGGGCCAGATTGGGAACTCTCTTTCTCATTTGATGCTGGGCCTCTCTTCCTCCCTGGAGTCGGTGCCAGTGGATCAGTCGATGCAGGGCTTGATGGATGCGTCCCTACAGGCGTTTGCTCTCATGACTAGAGAGCTTGGACGCATGCTCTCTACCCTGGTCCAGACTCGGCGCCAGGTCTGGCTGGCGCAGTCGCCGCTTACTGAACCCTGTAGGAGAACCTTAAGGGCTCTGCCTGTGGTTCCGGGGGAACTGTTTGGTTCTGCTGCACTGGAAGCCCTGGAGCGCACGGCCCAGGCCTCCC GACAGCTGCAGCTCCGTCACGGAGGTTCTCACTGCCATCTGCTCCATTTGTTGAGCCCCATAGGCCGGCTCCGAGACCGGCTCAAAACCAGGGAGACCAGGCTGGATTTCGGACTTCACGTCCCTTTAGGGCCACACAGTCTGGTCGGCGTCCCCCCAGGCCCTCGGGAGGCCAGGGGGCCTGCAGATGAAGCAATGGGGCTGGTAGTCGGATGTTTTACCCTGGAACAACTCAGCAGCTGGGCTGCCCATACCCCAGATTGCTGGGTGCTCACAACCTTGTCCAGGGGATACCATCTTCAGTTCCGACGCCGGCCCCCTGTCCCTGGTCGGGTCAGAATGACGGTCATCTGCGACCCGGCAAAGGCACGGGCGCTGAACCACGAGATTTGCACCTTGCTGGCCAAGGGTGCAATAGTGCCTGTAGACCCCCTGCTGGATCCAGGGGGCTTTTATTCCAAGTATTTTCTGGTCCCGAAGAAAACCGGAGATCTACGTCCAGTTCTAGATCTCAGAGACCTGAATGTGTTTTTAAAGGTGTTACCTTTTTACATGCTGACCACCAGGGAGGTGGTGCATGCAATTTCCCCAGGAGACTGGTTCACGTCAATCGACCTGAAAGACGCATATTTCCATGTCCCCATCACACCACGTCATTGGCGGTTTCTTCGCTTTGCATTCCAGGGGAAGCATTTTCAGTTCAGGGTCCTCCCATTCGGGCTCTCGCTGTCTCCCAGGGTGTTCAGCCGGTGTGTGGCAGCGGCCCTGTCCCCCCTGCAGGCGCAAGAGTTGAGAATTCTGCCTTACCTAGACGATTGGCTTATCTGTGCAGCAACCCGCGACCAAGCTGTCCGGGACACTCAGATGGTGCTAGATCATGTAGGCCGCCTGGGCCTACGGGTAAATATGGAGAAGAGCAATCTCACTCCTTCACAGGAAATGGTCTTTCTGGGCATTTCCCTGAATTCAGTTTCGATGACTGCTTGCCCCTCACCCCAGTGGGTCAGCAGTATTTTGGACCTGCTTCCAGCGTTCCAACGCGGCAGGGTTCTGCCCTTTGTGCTGTATCTTCGCCTTCTGGGCATGCTCATGGCCGCATCCGGTGTGGTGCCCCTAGGGCTGCTTTTACTGCGACCACTTCAGATGTGGTTACACGGCCTGGGCTTGGACCCTGCACGGCATGCACATAGACACAGGAAACTGCATGTCCCACCTCGGTGCATCCGGTCCCTATCCCGGTGGGGGGACAGGTCATATATCACGACAGGGGTCCCTCTCGGCTCCCTCCCGTCACGCAGGGAGGTGGTCCATACAGATGCGTCCTCCACGGGTTGGGGTGCGACCTGGCAAGGGCGGATGGCCCAGGGCACATGGTCCCTACTGCAGAGCGGAGAACACATCAATGTCCTGGAGTTGCTGGCCGTGTACCTGGCTCTCCAGTACTTCCTCCCAGGCTTGCAAGGCAGGCATGTGCTGGTGAGATCGGACAACACTGCTGTTGTCTTTCACATCAATCACCAGGGAGGCACCAGTTCAAAGAAGCTGTTGCGCTTGACTCAGCAGCTCCTGACCTGGGCGGCTCCACACTTTCCCAGCCTCAGGGCGGCCCACATCCCAGGACCACAGAACATGCCTGCAGATTTTCTGTCACGTCAGAAGCCGCTTCCGGGGGAGTGGAAGCTTCACCCCGAGGTGGTTGCTTGCATTTGGAGGACCTTTGGCAGAGCGGATGTGGACCTCTTTGCCTCCAGCGAAGCGGTTCACTGTCCCCTTTGGTTCTCCCTGACAGACAGTGCTAGTCCTTTGGGCTGCGATGCACTGGCACACGATTGTCCCCACTCTTTCCTCTACGCTTTCCCTCCATTCCCCCTGATTTTTCAGACTCTCCTCAGGGTCCTTCAGGAAGGGCACAGGGTCCTTTTGGTGGCCCCCTTTTGGCCGGCGAGGACTTGGTTTCCTCTGCTGCGCAGGCTTTGCTCCGGCCTACCGATGCGCCTCCCCTCCAGGAGAGATCTCCTGTCCCAGCTGGCGGGCCGAATTCTTCACCCCAACCCGGATCGCCTCCAGCTCTGGGTTTGGCTACTGCAAGGCCCGGCTCCTCCTTCTCCCGTTATGATGGGGAGGTAG